DNA from Quercus lobata isolate SW786 chromosome 1, ValleyOak3.0 Primary Assembly, whole genome shotgun sequence:
TTTGTCTCATGAGACTGTCTCCTTAGGCCAACTTGGAAACTGTGACTTAAAATCATGATTTATGTGTAGTTTAAGTGTGTGAGTATGTATAATAGGTCATGTGAACTAATCCTTTTGATAACAGTCAGTTTCTTCTATAGTGATTTCCCAACAATGAATCAGATGTAGTTGGAAGTCTAACTTGCAGCTGGAGCTTTGAACCCATCTAAGCATCTACAACCTCAGAATAAAGGAATATGTTTCGAGAAAATTTAGGACTCAACTTTTTTACCACAACTTTGCTATAATTGTGACGTAGCAAATTGTGagtgttggaaaaaaaaattagtagattTATGGTAAAGTTCTAGCAAAAAAGTTGTGGTTCTAGAATTTGCTTGGGCcctattgttttcttttaagGGCTTTATGGCCTCTAAGCTGATGGTCCCAGTTGCGTGGCCCTAATCATGGCCACAGGCTGGAGGCCCAGCTCTATTTTGGACCTTCTCCCTTTCCTTTTAAAAACACCGGCTCTTTTCTCTCCTATACTTTTATTTGATTTGGGCTCGGGTTCGATTTCTTTTTGGGTCACAAAGATAtcctcaacattttttttttttacctctggGAATCTCAACAATTAATTGTACCGATCTTTGCTTTAATGATTCCAACGCTATTCCTCTTAggattatatttttaaattcttaaaatgCAGGTTGAAATGTGGCTAAGGTTATAAGGAAAGGATCCCTCCCACTTAATAAATCATCTATTTTCCTCCAATTTTAATATAAGTGTAAGACACATGCAATTTAAAAATCCAATCTCTTAACCATACAAATTACAAACctcacaaaatcaaataaatgttacATATCTTACTACATCTggttaaaaatttaattgaataaaatgatttaaatagGATGGTATCTTATCCAATATGCTATCTTGGAATTCTTTTGTAAgacacacaaaattaaaaattaaaaaaaaaatcttgaatcaaatataaatttttatttctaccAGAAACTAGAAagaatgcccaaaaaaaaaaaaaaaaaaaaaaattgatcgtTTCTTTTAATAGATGTAAAAGGGACAAACGtcaaaaatctttaaaataatgataattcgAAACCTTTCAGATTTGCCATTTATTTCATGTCTTTTAACACTAACTTATTAcactttattttcttaaatagaAAAGATTTGAATCTATTCAATGCTGCCCGTTTAATagctttattttcatttaacatAACATACCAAAACATCGTAAtcactaaaagtctaaaatcCATTATAATTTAGTGCACCTCTAAAACATAATGATATCTTACATTACATATTTCTTCTCAATTGCTCTCTCACTTTATTCCAAGTTTCAGTAATAGAGATTAAGATTACTTGCTACCTATAAATGACTACTTGTTACCACTGTTTTTGCTGACTGAAAGCCATGACTTAGATCTGTGGCCATAAACTCCATAGCACGCAAAAGATccgaaatttattttgtttgctGTATGTGTTGACGGCGGCGAGTAGAAGGAACAAGGACAAAATATCCATTAATATATAAGCTTCCCACTATTACAAAGAAACCAACTAAGTATCCAATCCATACCCCTTCCCACTTGAACCATGTCTCCTTACTCTCATCCTTCGGTAAATTTGTTGGTGGCAAGTCCTCTGGACATAGATCCTGAATTTGCATCCCACATAACCCACTGTTGTTGGCATAAGAATTTGGATCATTCATTGTAATCATTTGGCCACCAATTGGAATCTTATCTGTATGATTGTTGTTACTCACATCCAAAATTGCTAGCTGTTGAAGCTTTTCTAATGATTGCGGAATTGAGCCCCATAGTTTGTTGTGTGACAAGTCCAAACTCTGTATATCAACTAAATCACCAAGACTTGTTGGTACCTTCCCAAAAATGTTGTTATGTGAGATGTTGAGAGTCTTTAGAGCCTTCAAAGTACCTAATGAAGCTGGAATTTCCCCAAAAAGTTGGTTCATTGACAAGTCCAACAAAGTGTAGAGATTGAGGTTGCGGCTTGAGAGACCTCGTATTGACCCCTTCCAATTCACTAATAGATCATTAAACCTAATTGAGGGGGAGGAACCAGCAGGGGTGTTAACCCCTATAGAAAAACTCAGGAATGACGAAGATTTGTTGAGTTTTTTCAATCATACCAACAAGATTTCCAGACATTGTAGGGATTTCTCCAACAAGGTAATTGCTCGAGAGATCAAGAATTCGGAGGCTTCTAAGATTGGAGATACTGCTAGGGATTGAGCCTTGTAAGGAGttgtttcttaaaatatttcttaagaGTTCATTCTTGAGACTCGCCCGGGTGCGTACCCTATTGGGCTTCCTAca
Protein-coding regions in this window:
- the LOC115993886 gene encoding receptor-like protein 46, encoding MSGNLVGVNTPAGSSPSIRFNDLLVNWKGSIRGLSSRNLNLYTLLDLSMNQLFGEIPASLGTLKALKTLNISHNNIFGKVPTSLGDLVDIQSLDLSHNKLWGSIPQSLEKLQQLAILDVSNNNHTDKIPIGGQMITMNDPNSYANNSGLCGMQIQDLCPEDLPPTNLPKDESKETWFKWEGVWIGYLVGFFVIVGSLYINGYFVLVPSTRRRQHIQQTK